A stretch of Caldanaerobius polysaccharolyticus DSM 13641 DNA encodes these proteins:
- the rplI gene encoding 50S ribosomal protein L9, which yields MKVILLKDVKGLGKKDDLVNASDGYARNYLIPRGLAVEATESSIKNLNEKKRREEEKKREWKKEAEQLAERLNATGVVMKVKAGNGKIFGSVTSKEIAEKLKEQHGIDVDKRKIALEEPIKYPGTFYVDVWLYPEVTAKLKVIVEGE from the coding sequence ATGAAAGTCATTCTTTTGAAGGATGTAAAAGGTTTGGGGAAGAAAGACGATCTGGTAAATGCCAGTGATGGTTATGCCAGAAATTACCTTATACCTAGAGGACTTGCCGTTGAAGCTACTGAGAGCAGTATAAAAAATTTAAATGAAAAGAAGCGCAGGGAGGAAGAGAAAAAAAGGGAATGGAAAAAGGAAGCTGAACAGCTGGCTGAGAGGCTGAACGCCACAGGGGTTGTTATGAAGGTGAAAGCCGGCAATGGGAAAATATTCGGTTCTGTGACGTCAAAAGAAATAGCTGAAAAGCTAAAAGAACAACACGGCATAGATGTAGATAAGCGCAAAATCGCCTTAGAAGAACCTATAAAATACCCTGGCACTTTTTATGTAGATGTGTGGTTGTACCCTGAAGTTACGGCCAAGCTAAAGGTGATCGTCGAGGGGGAATAA
- the dnaB gene encoding replicative DNA helicase yields MQVRVPPHNLEAEKAVLGAILLEKDVIVDVVELLKPEDFYRESHSIIYRTILELYDKNQPVDLITVTDELNQRNLLEKVGGAAYLTSLVAGVTSISNVEHYCRIIEEKAVMRRLIKASAEIMDSGYNESDDVENILDVAEQKIFDIAQSRNRQPFTPIKDVLIETIDRIDELYKNKGKIIGLPSGFVDLDMKTSGFQPSDLILIAARPSMGKTAIAMNIVEYVAVKQKVPVMIFSLEMSKQQLTQRLLCSLSMVDSHKLRMGDLTEEDWPKLAAAVGVLSDAPIYIDDTPAITTMEVRAKCRRLKLEKGLGLVVIDYLQLMQSNKKAESRQQEVSDISRSLKALAREIDVPVIALSQLSRAPETRSDHRPMLSDLRESGSIEQDADIVMFLYREDYYNPDTDKKNIAEVIIAKQRNGPTGTVELGWLGQYTKFVNLARNLKE; encoded by the coding sequence GTGCAGGTGAGGGTTCCACCCCATAACTTAGAAGCAGAAAAGGCGGTATTGGGTGCGATATTGTTAGAAAAAGATGTGATCGTGGACGTGGTGGAGCTATTAAAACCCGAAGATTTTTACAGAGAATCCCACAGCATAATATACAGGACTATACTGGAATTATACGATAAAAACCAGCCGGTAGACCTGATCACCGTGACCGATGAATTAAATCAACGTAATCTTCTGGAAAAGGTGGGGGGAGCTGCTTATCTTACATCTCTGGTGGCAGGTGTCACCTCAATATCCAATGTAGAGCATTATTGCAGAATCATTGAAGAAAAAGCTGTGATGAGAAGGCTTATAAAGGCTTCTGCGGAAATCATGGATTCAGGGTACAATGAATCCGATGACGTTGAAAACATCCTGGATGTGGCTGAGCAGAAGATATTTGATATAGCCCAAAGCCGTAACAGGCAGCCTTTTACTCCCATAAAAGACGTTTTGATAGAGACTATAGATCGCATAGATGAGCTTTATAAAAACAAAGGCAAAATCATAGGTCTTCCTTCGGGATTTGTGGACCTGGACATGAAAACATCAGGATTTCAGCCTTCTGACCTGATACTAATAGCAGCGCGCCCCTCCATGGGTAAAACCGCTATTGCCATGAATATCGTAGAATACGTGGCCGTAAAACAAAAGGTGCCTGTTATGATATTCAGCTTGGAGATGTCCAAGCAGCAGCTGACTCAAAGGCTGCTTTGCTCCCTTTCTATGGTCGATAGCCATAAGCTAAGGATGGGGGATTTGACCGAGGAGGATTGGCCTAAATTAGCCGCTGCCGTAGGTGTGCTTTCCGATGCGCCCATTTACATTGACGATACTCCTGCAATTACCACCATGGAAGTAAGGGCAAAGTGCAGGAGGCTCAAGCTGGAAAAGGGCCTGGGGTTGGTCGTGATAGATTACCTTCAGCTCATGCAGAGCAATAAGAAGGCCGAGAGCAGGCAACAGGAGGTATCGGATATATCCAGGTCTTTAAAGGCCTTAGCCAGGGAGATAGATGTGCCGGTCATAGCCCTTTCCCAATTGTCCAGAGCTCCTGAGACCAGATCTGACCACAGGCCCATGCTCAGCGACTTAAGGGAGTCTGGATCTATTGAGCAGGATGCGGACATCGTAATGTTTTTGTACAGGGAAGATTACTACAACCCTGATACGGACAAAAAAAATATAGCTGAGGTCATTATAGCCAAGCAGCGCAATGGCCCTACGGGTACCGTAGAATTGGGATGGCTGGGTCAGTATACTAAATTTGTGAATTTAGCCAGAAACTTGAAAGAGTGA
- a CDS encoding Crp/Fnr family transcriptional regulator translates to MEKWEYLRRIPLFSDLKEALIKQIADIATIKNVKEGTIIFQQGDPGEAVYVVKEGSVKISMVDEDGKEYIIHIMKEGEVFAEATLFNSGPYPANAEAVDDAALIVLNNAKLEDLIKSNSELALELIKVMAKRLQDVSKQINSLALRDAIGRTISVLIRLAEEKGEKVEKGVVIKDISRQDLASMVGTTRETVTRILNQMSRGKLLELDRQKIIIKDVRMLNSYLR, encoded by the coding sequence ATGGAGAAATGGGAGTATTTAAGGAGGATTCCTTTATTTAGCGATCTTAAGGAAGCGCTCATTAAGCAGATCGCTGATATAGCGACAATAAAAAACGTAAAAGAAGGGACGATAATTTTTCAGCAGGGCGATCCCGGTGAGGCTGTATACGTGGTCAAAGAGGGCAGCGTCAAGATATCCATGGTAGACGAGGATGGCAAGGAGTATATAATACACATAATGAAAGAAGGGGAGGTATTTGCCGAAGCTACCTTGTTTAACAGCGGCCCATATCCTGCCAATGCGGAGGCGGTGGACGACGCGGCGCTTATAGTGCTTAATAACGCAAAGCTTGAAGACCTTATAAAGTCTAATAGCGAGCTGGCTTTAGAGCTTATAAAGGTCATGGCAAAGAGGTTACAGGATGTGAGCAAACAGATAAACAGCCTGGCTCTCAGGGATGCTATAGGGAGAACCATATCTGTGCTCATAAGGCTGGCAGAAGAAAAAGGGGAAAAGGTAGAGAAAGGGGTGGTAATTAAAGATATATCAAGGCAGGATCTGGCCAGCATGGTGGGTACTACCCGGGAGACTGTAACCAGGATATTGAATCAGATGAGCAGGGGGAAACTTCTGGAATTAGACAGGCAGAAGATCATTATTAAGGATGTGAGAATGCTAAATTCTTATCTGAGGTGA
- a CDS encoding DUF4178 domain-containing protein, whose amino-acid sequence MGFFDFFKPKKQVKVRKRNFFNIQVGDIVTYDDIDYIVQQVLEYVEDGYRWYDYQIVDNDRSLWLGVDDDDGVKLAIYEEVYDLNVDGFPRTVSYKGIEYKRVEMGDAHVVARSDYAGDRVVNVRYADYVSVDGKKYLSLEEWNNEYEASIGYPIKQFQIKILPGLKED is encoded by the coding sequence ATGGGTTTTTTTGATTTCTTTAAGCCCAAAAAACAGGTAAAGGTGAGAAAGCGCAATTTTTTTAATATTCAGGTGGGAGATATAGTAACATATGACGATATAGATTATATCGTACAGCAGGTATTGGAGTACGTAGAAGATGGTTACAGGTGGTATGACTATCAAATAGTAGACAACGACCGAAGCCTTTGGCTGGGAGTCGATGATGATGACGGAGTAAAGCTGGCTATATACGAAGAAGTATATGACCTGAATGTGGATGGGTTTCCCAGAACCGTCAGCTATAAAGGCATTGAATATAAAAGGGTTGAAATGGGAGATGCCCATGTGGTGGCGAGATCTGATTACGCAGGAGACAGGGTGGTAAACGTCAGGTATGCTGATTATGTGAGCGTAGATGGCAAAAAGTATTTATCACTAGAAGAATGGAATAATGAATATGAGGCCAGTATAGGATATCCCATAAAGCAGTTTCAGATAAAAATATTACCTGGGTTAAAGGAGGATTAG
- a CDS encoding PspA/IM30 family protein, whose product MGIFERIAMLVKSNINDLIDRAEDPEKMAKQVIVELEEALEEAKSGVAAAIAEEKRLKALVEEHKYESEKWQERAEKAVLKGDDELAKEALRRKKSHDQDLAHFTELYERQQKQVVEMKENLYELEKKIEDAKRRRDTLIARNRAAEAQRKISQTLAAAGKKNPMDILEKMEEKVERIEAEAQVYEEMEKDTLEEKFKALDEEDDVDKDLAELKKKLGK is encoded by the coding sequence ATGGGTATTTTTGAGAGAATCGCAATGCTGGTAAAGTCTAATATAAATGATCTCATAGACAGGGCCGAGGACCCTGAAAAAATGGCGAAACAGGTTATTGTAGAGCTGGAGGAGGCATTAGAGGAGGCAAAATCCGGTGTAGCAGCTGCTATTGCGGAAGAAAAACGCTTAAAAGCCTTAGTGGAAGAGCACAAGTATGAATCAGAGAAGTGGCAAGAAAGAGCAGAAAAAGCTGTGCTCAAAGGGGATGATGAGCTGGCAAAAGAAGCCCTTAGGCGCAAGAAAAGTCATGACCAAGATCTGGCTCATTTTACGGAACTCTATGAAAGACAGCAAAAACAGGTAGTGGAGATGAAAGAGAACCTTTATGAGCTGGAGAAAAAAATAGAGGATGCCAAAAGGAGAAGGGATACCCTTATAGCCAGGAATAGGGCCGCTGAAGCGCAGCGAAAGATATCGCAGACGTTGGCTGCTGCAGGCAAGAAAAACCCTATGGATATATTGGAAAAAATGGAGGAAAAAGTGGAGAGAATAGAGGCTGAAGCTCAGGTTTATGAAGAGATGGAAAAAGATACGTTGGAGGAAAAGTTCAAGGCATTAGACGAAGAAGACGATGTGGATAAAGATCTGGCGGAGCTCAAGAAAAAATTGGGCAAATAG
- a CDS encoding DUF350 domain-containing protein encodes MNLWDQILSTLIFGFIGIFLMGIAYKIMDRFIPADLNKGIEEGNLAAGVVIAGIFIGIGIIVAYAIA; translated from the coding sequence ATGAACCTATGGGACCAAATCTTATCAACGCTTATATTCGGCTTTATTGGGATATTTCTGATGGGTATAGCTTATAAAATCATGGATAGGTTTATACCTGCAGATTTAAATAAAGGCATTGAAGAGGGTAATTTAGCTGCGGGTGTGGTGATTGCAGGTATCTTTATAGGCATAGGTATAATCGTAGCTTATGCTATAGCTTAG
- a CDS encoding polyamine aminopropyltransferase: MAKIRALLISVFLVALCGIVYELSIGNVSTYLLGNSVLQYSLTIGFFMFSMGIGSYLSKYIKSELISIFIYIELSIAAVGGTSSVLLFYSYGFTNIYTMVMILITAIIGIMEGLEIPVITRIIEENYRDIKISLSHVLSFDYLGALIGSLAFSLVLIPRLGIITTPFVFALLNLFVAAINIWVFYSEVKRRRWLVVSAAITGIILVAGIIFSPKISNVLEQKLYSDPVVLVKQTPYQKLVITRRGDDLRLYIDGNLQFSSVDEYRYHEALVLPAMSLLKDRSHVLIIGGGDGLAAREVLKYDDVKSITLVDLDKGMTDLFSKDGDLIEYNKNSLNNPKVNIVNQDGFKYLEKTKNHFNFIIVDLPDPNSEELSRLYSLSFYRLMKKHLTDDGIAVVQSTSPYFAPKVFWSINKTIKAAGLNVYPYHLNVPSFGDWGFNMASKKKLNIDDIKVRVKTRYLDDQVIKAMFSFGKDEMASDVGINRITNPIILRYYQESWKHW, translated from the coding sequence TTGGCAAAGATCCGCGCGTTGCTGATCTCTGTTTTCTTAGTAGCGTTGTGTGGTATCGTTTATGAGCTTTCTATAGGCAATGTATCCACATACCTTTTGGGCAACAGCGTATTGCAGTATTCTCTTACTATCGGGTTTTTTATGTTTTCAATGGGAATAGGTTCATATCTGTCAAAATATATAAAAAGCGAATTAATAAGTATTTTTATATACATTGAATTGTCAATTGCAGCTGTTGGCGGTACTTCCTCTGTACTGCTCTTTTATTCTTATGGCTTTACTAACATTTATACAATGGTCATGATATTGATAACAGCCATTATAGGTATTATGGAAGGGCTTGAGATACCTGTAATAACCAGGATTATTGAGGAAAATTACAGAGATATTAAGATAAGCTTATCCCATGTGCTAAGCTTTGATTACCTCGGTGCACTTATAGGATCTTTGGCTTTTTCTCTGGTTTTGATCCCTCGGCTGGGGATAATTACGACGCCTTTTGTGTTTGCCCTTTTAAATCTTTTTGTAGCAGCTATAAACATATGGGTTTTTTATAGTGAAGTGAAAAGGCGCAGGTGGTTGGTTGTATCGGCGGCGATTACCGGTATAATATTAGTTGCAGGGATTATTTTTTCGCCTAAGATTAGCAATGTGTTGGAGCAAAAATTGTACAGCGATCCTGTGGTTCTGGTAAAGCAGACACCGTATCAAAAGCTGGTTATAACCAGAAGAGGGGACGATCTGCGGCTTTACATAGATGGAAATCTGCAGTTTAGCTCAGTGGATGAATACAGATATCATGAAGCCTTAGTGCTGCCGGCCATGAGCCTTCTAAAGGATAGAAGCCATGTGCTGATAATAGGCGGTGGGGATGGTTTAGCTGCCAGAGAGGTATTGAAATACGACGATGTCAAGAGTATAACACTGGTGGATCTGGATAAAGGCATGACTGATTTGTTTTCAAAGGATGGAGATCTCATAGAGTACAACAAAAATTCCTTAAATAACCCTAAAGTAAATATAGTGAATCAGGATGGATTTAAATACCTGGAGAAAACAAAAAATCATTTTAACTTTATTATAGTAGATCTTCCCGATCCCAACAGTGAAGAGTTATCCAGGCTATACTCTCTGAGTTTTTACCGATTGATGAAGAAGCATCTTACCGATGATGGCATTGCTGTCGTCCAGAGTACATCGCCATATTTTGCGCCTAAGGTCTTTTGGTCTATAAACAAGACCATAAAAGCAGCAGGCTTGAATGTGTATCCATACCACCTAAATGTGCCTTCATTTGGCGATTGGGGCTTTAATATGGCGTCAAAGAAGAAATTAAACATAGATGACATAAAGGTCAGAGTAAAAACCCGCTATCTTGATGATCAGGTGATTAAGGCCATGTTTTCCTTTGGGAAAGACGAAATGGCATCGGATGTAGGCATAAACAGGATTACCAATCCCATCATTTTACGGTATTACCAGGAGAGCTGGAAGCATTGGTGA
- a CDS encoding Gfo/Idh/MocA family protein — translation MKNIKLGFIGLGYIGKIHAIACFAMPLVFPDLPFKVILGPVFKRNLSSVPYFFERCAESVDDLLNTEDLVAVDICTPNYVHLDEAMKAIDRGLDIYLEKPIGLNGDEAFKIMESAKKKGVINQTALMYRFMPAVAQARDMINNGEIGQILNFKATMLHSGYLDPLRPISWKLKKATSGGGAILDMGIHLVDAVRFMLGEIKSLKAESRTYFKERPSHGAGVLEEVDVDDWTAVDVELKSGAWGRIEASRISAEMEEETRFEIYGTYGSIKISTKRPEYAVLYKKRENAVFSGIYGGEGPFTRYLRGIYPGEKFSMGYMVNMHMASLINFFTNIAEGKVVYQETPTFKEAYKDQLIIDEVLK, via the coding sequence ATGAAAAATATCAAATTAGGATTTATAGGGCTTGGTTACATAGGGAAAATACACGCCATTGCATGTTTCGCCATGCCATTGGTTTTCCCAGATTTACCTTTTAAGGTGATTTTAGGGCCTGTTTTCAAAAGAAATTTATCCTCGGTTCCTTATTTTTTTGAAAGATGCGCTGAAAGCGTCGATGATCTTTTAAACACGGAAGACCTTGTGGCGGTAGATATATGCACTCCTAATTACGTGCACTTAGATGAAGCTATGAAGGCCATTGACAGGGGACTTGATATTTACCTGGAAAAGCCTATAGGTTTAAACGGGGATGAGGCTTTTAAAATAATGGAGAGCGCAAAGAAAAAAGGCGTCATAAATCAGACCGCTCTTATGTACCGGTTTATGCCCGCAGTGGCTCAAGCCAGGGATATGATAAACAACGGTGAAATAGGGCAGATTTTAAATTTCAAAGCCACTATGTTGCATTCCGGTTATCTGGACCCGCTGCGACCTATATCGTGGAAGCTAAAAAAAGCCACGAGCGGAGGCGGTGCTATACTGGATATGGGCATTCACCTGGTAGATGCGGTGAGGTTTATGTTAGGAGAGATTAAGTCTTTGAAAGCTGAGTCCAGGACGTATTTTAAAGAGAGGCCCTCTCATGGTGCTGGCGTTTTGGAGGAAGTTGATGTGGACGATTGGACTGCTGTAGACGTGGAACTTAAGTCAGGTGCGTGGGGCCGCATAGAAGCCTCTAGAATATCTGCGGAAATGGAGGAAGAAACCCGCTTTGAGATATATGGGACCTATGGCTCTATAAAGATTTCTACAAAGCGGCCTGAATACGCTGTTTTGTATAAAAAGCGAGAAAATGCGGTGTTCTCAGGGATATACGGCGGCGAGGGTCCTTTTACGAGGTATCTGAGGGGCATTTATCCTGGAGAGAAGTTTTCCATGGGGTATATGGTGAACATGCACATGGCAAGTCTTATAAATTTTTTTACAAATATCGCGGAAGGCAAGGTGGTCTATCAGGAGACGCCTACATTTAAAGAAGCGTATAAAGATCAGCTGATTATCGACGAGGTACTTAAGTAG
- a CDS encoding MBL fold metallo-hydrolase translates to MRVTKYISESMQENCYVLEDEKSKACAVIDPGDFTDDLLAYIGNLKVQYILLTHGHFDHIWGVEKLKAITSAPVAIHQADGDMLRDPESNLSAFTGKSIAIEADVLLNDGDLITIGELEVKVLHTPGHTPGSVCYACGGVVFSGDTIFAGSVGRTDFPGGDAGKLVDSVDMMIKSYPGVALYPGHGEMTTMEEFARSWESLKNWL, encoded by the coding sequence ATGAGAGTTACTAAATACATATCTGAAAGCATGCAAGAGAATTGTTATGTTCTGGAGGACGAAAAGAGCAAGGCATGTGCCGTGATAGATCCGGGGGATTTCACTGACGACCTGCTGGCGTATATAGGAAACCTTAAGGTGCAGTATATACTTTTAACCCATGGGCATTTTGACCACATATGGGGTGTGGAAAAGCTGAAAGCTATTACATCAGCCCCTGTGGCGATTCACCAGGCTGATGGGGATATGTTGAGAGATCCTGAAAGCAATTTATCGGCCTTTACGGGAAAAAGCATCGCCATAGAGGCTGATGTTCTCCTCAACGATGGAGATTTAATAACCATAGGGGAGTTAGAGGTTAAGGTATTGCACACGCCGGGGCATACGCCAGGCAGCGTCTGTTATGCCTGTGGTGGAGTGGTGTTTTCAGGTGACACTATATTTGCTGGAAGCGTGGGGAGAACGGATTTCCCCGGCGGTGACGCTGGCAAGCTTGTGGATTCTGTCGATATGATGATAAAGTCATATCCCGGTGTGGCCCTGTATCCTGGCCATGGGGAGATGACCACTATGGAGGAATTTGCCAGGAGCTGGGAGAGTTTAAAAAATTGGCTATAA